A window of the Cicer arietinum cultivar CDC Frontier isolate Library 1 chromosome 6, Cicar.CDCFrontier_v2.0, whole genome shotgun sequence genome harbors these coding sequences:
- the LOC140920684 gene encoding secreted RxLR effector protein 161-like, with translation MGSAKIMGTHRHPFSMLHKDDEETPISKKENKGMIGSILYLTSSRPDIIFAVGMCARFQSSPKESHLTTVKRILRYLVGSNDMGLWYKKYQDIDLTTYSDADYTGDKVERKSTSGACQFLGKSLKSRSCKKQSTIALSTTEAEYVSVAQCCSQILWVKNQLQDYAMVHQNTRPL, from the coding sequence atgGGGTCAGCAAAAATTATGGGAACTCATAGGCATCCATTCTCAATGTtacacaaagatgatgaagaaaCTCCCATAtctaaaaaggaaaacaaaggAATGATTGGATCAATACTATACTTAACATCGAGCAGACCTGACATAATATTTGCAGTTGGCATGTGTGCCAGATTCCAATCCTCACCAAAAGAATCACACCTTACAACTGTAAAAAGAATCCTCAGATATCTTGTTGGCTCAAATGATATGGGTTTAtggtataaaaaatatcaagacATTGATCTTACAACATACTCCGATGCTGACTATACAGGAGACAAAGTGGAAAGAAAGAGTACAAGTGGAGCTTGTCAATTTCTTGGAAAATCTCTCAAAAGTCGGTCATGCAAGAAACAAAGCACCATTGCCCTATCAACAACAgaggctgaatatgtatcaGTTGCACAATGTTGTTCTCAAATACTATGGGTAAAAAATCAACTTCAAGACTATGCTATGGTACACCAAAATACTCGTCCTCTATGA